The nucleotide window GTAGGTGAAGGATTGAATTTGAATACGCTACTATTTCCTTTACTCAAAAGTCGAGTAGTTATTCTTGAAGATTCTTTTTTATTTGCTCCTCTACTATTATTTGATGTACTTTATCTATTATTTTTTGATTTATATTTTGTTTAAAATTAGCTATCATTGATGGTTTAAAGGGTGCAATATTAGTATATTCAGATAATCCAATAAAGTATTGTAAATAAGGATTTTCTTGTATTAGTGCCACAATTCCTTTGTCTGTGGTTTCCATTTTTTTCTTGAGTATTAATGCTCCTAATGCCATCCTAAATGGTTTGACTAATTGATCCTTTTTTTTGCTAAATAATTTACTATTTTCTTTTTCCAATTCTGCCCAAGGTATCAGTTTTGCCATAACTACCCAACGATTATCAGAGGACAATTCTATTCCAGAAGGTGATAAAAAATTTTCCAGTCTAATTTTCTCTTGTTCAGATTTTTGG belongs to Geminocystis sp. NIES-3709 and includes:
- a CDS encoding transposase produces the protein MYQKSEQEKIRLENFLSPSGIELSSDNRWVVMAKLIPWAELEKENSKLFSKKKDQLVKPFRMALGALILKKKMETTDKGIVALIQENPYLQYFIGLSEYTNIAPFKPSMIANFKQNINQKIIDKVHQIIVEEQIKKNLQE